A portion of the Thermosipho atlanticus DSM 15807 genome contains these proteins:
- a CDS encoding alpha/beta hydrolase produces the protein MKYVVSYQTDPKVIEESSRKIILKSNYPTIYKESSVIHLYYYSGKPKTDKTLLFIHGLGTGNIKYLKWFPEKFSQYGYDSYLMILPYHFERTPKGYKSGELFLKPESLRERFEHAIVDALTSLEYIRNKHNSKSYLMGFSFGGMISTIASAFYKVDGLSLCVTGGNFYHITWKSFATKVLRMKYEENKECDVEKCRNFHGESFYKFIDDIRSPNISKDSAPISCYEYDPVVFAKFVKSPTIMFRAIFDIFIPKSSSLELFERIGSNRKKMYTIFSGHLTSYIFKNYIFKKTVEFFEKNTVV, from the coding sequence TTGAAATACGTAGTATCATACCAAACAGATCCTAAGGTAATAGAGGAATCATCCCGCAAAATAATTTTAAAATCGAATTATCCTACAATCTATAAAGAATCTTCTGTGATCCATTTATATTACTATTCAGGAAAGCCAAAAACTGATAAAACATTACTTTTTATACATGGATTGGGAACCGGGAATATAAAATATTTAAAATGGTTTCCTGAAAAGTTTTCTCAATATGGTTATGATTCTTATTTAATGATACTTCCATATCATTTTGAAAGAACCCCCAAAGGATATAAAAGTGGTGAATTGTTTTTAAAACCTGAATCATTAAGAGAAAGGTTTGAACATGCGATAGTTGATGCACTAACTTCTTTAGAATATATTAGAAATAAACACAATAGCAAAAGTTATTTGATGGGATTTAGTTTTGGAGGCATGATCTCTACTATAGCATCAGCTTTTTACAAAGTTGATGGTTTATCATTATGTGTAACAGGTGGTAACTTTTATCACATTACTTGGAAAAGTTTTGCAACAAAAGTATTAAGAATGAAATATGAAGAAAACAAAGAATGTGATGTGGAAAAATGTCGTAATTTTCACGGGGAAAGTTTTTATAAGTTTATAGATGATATCAGATCGCCTAATATTTCTAAAGATTCTGCTCCTATTTCGTGTTATGAGTATGATCCTGTAGTATTTGCAAAATTTGTTAAAAGCCCAACTATAATGTTTAGGGCTATTTTTGATATTTTCATACCCAAAAGTTCTTCTTTAGAATTATTTGAAAGAATTGGAAGCAATAGAAAGAAGATGTATACAATCTTTTCAGGACATCTCACTTCTTATATA